A genome region from Nocardia sp. NBC_00565 includes the following:
- a CDS encoding TetR/AcrR family transcriptional regulator encodes MARQDDEPKDGRSYGGLSREQRVAQRQTRLIDAALELFGTQGYASTSIERLCTVANVSTRSFYEDMGSREALLIALVNRITAHAVERALGVLSKTAGQPLSTRVVDSFRAYLEVTCADQRSARVCYVEVVGVSSAVEDWRRQQRRLLSSLLISEAERAVERGETKPRRFDLFALAVIGAVNSLAQELVRTTHPEAEISLDEICEEIAYFVNSGLALT; translated from the coding sequence GTGGCACGCCAGGATGACGAACCCAAGGATGGTCGCAGTTACGGCGGGCTATCCAGGGAGCAGCGAGTAGCCCAGCGACAGACACGACTTATCGACGCCGCGCTGGAATTATTCGGTACCCAGGGCTATGCGTCCACCTCGATCGAGCGGCTGTGCACCGTCGCCAATGTGTCCACGCGCAGTTTCTACGAAGATATGGGCAGCCGCGAGGCATTGTTGATCGCGCTGGTGAATCGCATTACCGCGCATGCGGTCGAGCGCGCACTGGGAGTTTTATCGAAAACCGCCGGGCAACCGCTGTCGACTCGGGTGGTCGACAGTTTTCGGGCCTATCTCGAGGTGACTTGTGCGGACCAGCGGTCGGCGCGCGTGTGCTACGTCGAGGTGGTCGGCGTCAGCTCGGCGGTGGAGGATTGGCGCAGGCAGCAGCGGCGCCTGCTGTCCTCGCTGCTGATCAGCGAGGCCGAACGCGCCGTCGAGCGCGGGGAGACCAAGCCGCGGCGCTTCGATCTGTTCGCGCTCGCGGTGATCGGAGCGGTGAATTCACTGGCCCAGGAGTTGGTGCGGACCACGCATCCGGAGGCCGAGATATCGCTGGATGAAATATGCGAGGAGATCGCGTACTTCGTGAATTCCGGGCTCGCGCTGACCTGA
- a CDS encoding DeoR/GlpR family DNA-binding transcription regulator, translated as MTGPTDRPQRWNRLLELLADSGRLSVEEAAERLGVSPATVRRDFTALAEQQLATRTHGGVVATSIAYDLPARYRQGGGEAKHRIAEHAAGLIEPSAVIGMNGGTTTTAVARALAGRTDLANAGGDQLTIVTNALNIAVEMVLRPHVRTIVLGGVARRESYELHGPLAERALAELRLDALILGVNAISAEGGAQCRHIDEAGVTTEMVRRSGHVMVVATADKLERSALARICGIEQVDVLVTDTDADPVAVATIRAAGVRVDVV; from the coding sequence ATGACCGGACCGACGGACCGGCCGCAGCGGTGGAACCGACTGCTGGAACTGCTCGCCGACTCCGGGCGACTCTCGGTGGAGGAAGCGGCCGAACGACTCGGCGTATCCCCGGCGACCGTGCGCCGCGATTTCACCGCGCTCGCCGAACAGCAACTGGCCACCCGAACACATGGTGGCGTGGTCGCGACTTCGATCGCCTACGACCTGCCCGCCCGCTACCGGCAAGGCGGCGGTGAGGCCAAGCATCGGATCGCCGAACACGCGGCGGGACTTATCGAACCGAGTGCGGTGATCGGAATGAACGGTGGCACCACGACGACCGCGGTGGCGCGGGCATTGGCCGGCCGCACCGATTTGGCCAACGCCGGTGGCGACCAACTGACCATCGTGACCAATGCCCTGAATATCGCCGTCGAGATGGTATTGCGTCCGCATGTGCGCACGATCGTGTTGGGCGGGGTTGCGCGGCGCGAGTCCTACGAACTACACGGGCCGCTGGCCGAGCGCGCATTGGCCGAATTGCGTTTGGACGCACTGATTCTCGGCGTGAACGCGATCTCCGCCGAAGGCGGAGCGCAGTGCCGTCACATCGATGAGGCCGGGGTGACCACCGAGATGGTGCGCCGCTCCGGCCACGTCATGGTCGTCGCCACCGCCGACAAACTCGAGCGCTCAGCATTGGCCCGGATCTGCGGTATCGAGCAGGTCGATGTGCTGGTTACCGATACCGACGCGGATCCGGTTGCGGTGGCGACGATTCGCGCGGCTGGGGTCCGCGTCGATGTGGTCTGA
- the pnuC gene encoding nicotinamide riboside transporter PnuC — translation MRYRLARVTAGVNPFLALLDAKLHIAGSEILWREVIGNGFGLASAVGGMRRRVWAWPIGIAGNALLFTVFVGGVFNTPQHLNMAGQAGRQLMFIAVSVYGWWSWYRHARTETGLEHRGVMPRWASARERLLLVAAMLIGTAAFAQLFVMIGSYGPWAEAWIFTGSVLATYGMARGLAEFWLIWIAVDLVGVPLLLKAGYYPSATLYLIYAGFVAWGFVVWVRTLRRTAAGTVENLGGPAPVGTALSDK, via the coding sequence ATGAGATATCGGCTGGCTCGGGTTACAGCGGGGGTGAACCCATTCCTCGCGCTGCTCGATGCGAAGCTGCATATCGCAGGCTCGGAGATTCTGTGGCGGGAGGTCATCGGCAATGGCTTCGGGCTGGCGTCCGCGGTCGGCGGGATGCGGCGGCGGGTGTGGGCGTGGCCGATCGGGATCGCGGGGAACGCACTGTTGTTCACCGTCTTCGTCGGCGGCGTCTTCAATACCCCGCAGCATCTGAACATGGCCGGACAGGCCGGTCGGCAACTGATGTTCATCGCGGTCAGTGTGTACGGCTGGTGGAGTTGGTATCGCCACGCGCGCACCGAAACCGGTCTCGAGCATCGCGGCGTGATGCCACGCTGGGCCAGTGCGCGTGAACGCCTGCTGCTGGTCGCCGCGATGCTGATCGGCACGGCCGCGTTCGCCCAGTTGTTCGTGATGATCGGCTCCTACGGACCGTGGGCGGAGGCCTGGATCTTCACCGGTTCGGTGCTCGCGACCTACGGGATGGCGCGCGGGCTCGCGGAGTTCTGGCTCATCTGGATCGCCGTCGATCTGGTCGGCGTGCCGTTGCTGCTGAAAGCTGGCTACTACCCGTCGGCGACCCTGTATCTGATCTACGCGGGGTTCGTCGCCTGGGGATTCGTGGTCTGGGTGCGGACGCTGCGCAGAACGGCCGCTGGCACCGTCGAGAACCTGGGTGGACCTGCACCGGTCGGCACCGCGCTCAGCGACAAATAG
- a CDS encoding TetR/AcrR family transcriptional regulator translates to MRVTTALKRADARNNRDQIIAATLIAFREQGVDVPMKEIADRAGVGVGTLYRHFPDRDALIAETAQSYLADLAGLAATAWREEGAAWAALSRFLHACAERRVGALAAAIEPNLHAEIRADPRLREVRAAIVELVERMTRAAQADGAMRADVEPGDVARLMTLQVYTRPDESYVDAVHRVVEIVLAGLRAG, encoded by the coding sequence GTGAGGGTCACGACCGCGCTGAAGAGGGCCGATGCCAGGAACAATCGGGATCAGATCATCGCGGCGACGCTGATCGCATTCCGTGAGCAGGGCGTCGATGTGCCGATGAAGGAGATCGCCGACCGGGCCGGGGTCGGCGTCGGCACGCTGTATCGGCACTTTCCGGACCGGGATGCGTTGATCGCCGAGACGGCCCAGTCCTACCTCGCGGATCTGGCCGGGTTGGCTGCCACCGCGTGGCGAGAGGAAGGTGCGGCGTGGGCGGCGCTTTCGCGGTTTCTGCACGCGTGTGCCGAGCGGCGGGTGGGGGCGCTGGCCGCGGCGATCGAACCCAATCTGCATGCGGAGATCCGGGCCGATCCGCGGTTGCGCGAGGTGCGGGCGGCGATCGTCGAGTTGGTCGAGCGGATGACCAGGGCGGCGCAGGCCGATGGTGCCATGCGTGCCGATGTCGAGCCGGGGGATGTCGCGCGGCTGATGACTTTGCAGGTCTATACCCGGCCGGACGAGTCGTATGTGGATGCCGTTCATCGGGTCGTCGAGATCGTGCTCGCCGGGCTGCGGGCTGGGTGA
- a CDS encoding FHA domain-containing protein, with protein sequence MAGESSSTEFPEAPVLVVQTRERVYRLHAGVAYNVGRDPAADIVVTDPRASSLHAVLERGADGWEIEDAGSLNGTFFAGRRFDRMVIDRDETFQLGHAVDGEQLVCSVEASPGHESGGDVGGDTMIVPNPGYNLDDEATVTKFESALPRRVSRSSPPAAHPSAVVRITSPTLRIGRATDNDVVAHDLMLSRHHAELHMIGDGRYRIVDLDSHNGTYVNGSRVDAADLSESDLIGMGHTTFRLVGDELREFVDTGDVSVSVQNLTVRTPEGKVILDAVGFPISQRSLVGVIGPSGAGKSTLLGAVTGLRPATEGTVRYDGRDLYANYDELRHRIGLVPQEDILHNQLPTRRALLYAAELRFPGDTRSEEREERVDEVLTELGLARHADTRIDRLSGGQRKRVSVAVELLTKPSLLFLDEPTSGLDPGLDKTVMEMLSELAHDGRTVIVVTHSVANLDSCDRLLVLVPGGRLAYYGPPAEGLQQFAQRTWAEVFQAFEREDERDWAGEFRESSRFENYVAFGLTDDVGPAEVHPPAPPPAQQSKLAQLSTLCRRYLAVIASDRSYLALLGVMPLLLGGLIAAVPSGEGFAGAPGSNVDAPTKLMILAFAACFVGTGNSIREIVKEQTIYRRERAAGLSTGVYLMSKLLVLGVITTLQAAVLVVIGTINVDMPSKGLFTIVELELILAMALLGITSLALGLLVSASVNTSEKTLPLLIVLSMAQLVLTGGLVRLPGTPVLEQLAYISPSRWGFGAGAATLDLDTLTPHTGVPDPMWKHTLGTWLVDMGVVAGLGAVFLALAWYRLYQLRPRRRGARRAGL encoded by the coding sequence ATGGCGGGTGAATCGTCCTCCACGGAATTCCCCGAGGCGCCGGTTCTTGTGGTGCAGACGAGGGAACGCGTCTATCGGCTACACGCCGGGGTCGCATATAATGTCGGTCGCGATCCGGCCGCCGACATTGTTGTGACCGATCCGCGCGCATCTTCGTTGCACGCCGTTCTGGAGCGGGGTGCGGACGGTTGGGAAATCGAGGACGCAGGCAGCCTCAACGGCACCTTTTTCGCCGGCCGTCGCTTCGATCGGATGGTGATCGACCGAGACGAGACATTCCAGCTCGGGCACGCCGTGGATGGCGAGCAGTTGGTCTGCTCGGTGGAAGCATCACCCGGCCACGAGTCCGGTGGCGATGTCGGTGGAGACACGATGATCGTCCCCAATCCCGGCTACAACCTCGACGATGAGGCAACGGTCACGAAGTTCGAGTCGGCCCTGCCTCGGCGAGTTTCGCGATCGTCACCTCCGGCGGCCCACCCCAGCGCGGTCGTCCGGATCACATCGCCCACGCTTCGGATCGGACGCGCGACCGACAACGACGTTGTCGCGCATGACCTCATGCTCTCTCGCCATCACGCCGAGCTGCACATGATCGGCGACGGCCGGTACCGGATCGTCGACCTCGACAGCCACAACGGCACCTATGTCAACGGCTCCCGGGTCGACGCGGCGGACCTATCCGAATCCGACTTGATCGGCATGGGGCACACCACGTTCCGGCTCGTCGGCGATGAGCTGCGCGAGTTCGTCGACACCGGTGACGTGTCGGTCTCGGTGCAGAACCTCACCGTGCGGACACCTGAGGGCAAGGTGATCCTCGACGCGGTGGGCTTCCCCATCTCGCAGCGCTCGCTTGTCGGGGTCATCGGGCCCAGTGGAGCGGGCAAGTCGACGCTGCTCGGCGCGGTCACCGGGTTGCGGCCGGCAACGGAGGGAACGGTCCGCTACGACGGACGCGACCTGTACGCCAATTACGACGAGCTCCGGCACCGCATCGGGCTGGTCCCGCAGGAGGACATCCTGCACAACCAGCTTCCAACGCGGCGCGCGCTGCTCTACGCGGCCGAGCTGCGCTTCCCCGGTGACACGCGCAGCGAGGAGCGTGAGGAGCGGGTCGACGAGGTCCTCACCGAGCTCGGCTTGGCCCGGCACGCCGATACCCGCATCGATCGGCTCTCGGGCGGCCAGCGCAAACGCGTCAGCGTCGCAGTGGAGTTGCTGACCAAACCGTCCCTGCTGTTTCTCGACGAACCGACCTCCGGCCTCGACCCGGGCCTGGACAAGACGGTCATGGAAATGCTGTCCGAATTGGCGCACGACGGGCGGACCGTCATCGTCGTTACGCACAGCGTCGCGAATCTTGATTCCTGCGACCGCCTGCTGGTCCTGGTGCCCGGCGGTCGGCTGGCCTATTACGGGCCGCCCGCGGAGGGGCTGCAGCAGTTCGCACAGCGCACCTGGGCGGAGGTGTTCCAGGCATTCGAGCGCGAGGACGAGCGCGACTGGGCCGGTGAGTTCCGGGAGTCGTCACGCTTCGAGAACTACGTGGCGTTCGGACTGACCGACGATGTCGGCCCAGCCGAAGTGCACCCACCGGCGCCGCCGCCCGCGCAGCAGTCCAAGCTTGCCCAGCTCAGTACGTTGTGCCGGCGATATCTGGCGGTGATCGCCTCGGACCGAAGTTATCTGGCGCTGCTCGGTGTGATGCCCCTGCTGCTCGGTGGCTTGATCGCTGCCGTGCCGTCGGGCGAGGGATTCGCCGGGGCGCCGGGATCCAACGTCGATGCCCCGACCAAGCTCATGATTCTGGCATTCGCGGCATGCTTCGTCGGCACCGGCAACTCGATTCGCGAGATCGTCAAGGAACAGACGATCTACCGCAGAGAACGCGCGGCAGGCCTGTCAACGGGGGTCTATTTGATGTCGAAACTGCTGGTCCTGGGCGTGATCACCACCCTTCAGGCGGCGGTTTTGGTCGTGATCGGCACCATCAATGTGGATATGCCGTCCAAGGGGCTTTTCACGATAGTCGAGCTGGAGCTGATCCTGGCGATGGCGCTGCTCGGCATCACATCGTTGGCATTGGGCTTGCTGGTGTCGGCGTCGGTGAACACCTCGGAGAAGACATTGCCGCTGCTGATCGTGCTGTCGATGGCACAACTGGTGCTCACCGGCGGGCTGGTGCGGCTCCCCGGCACACCCGTTCTGGAGCAACTGGCCTACATATCGCCGTCCCGTTGGGGATTCGGTGCGGGAGCCGCCACCCTCGATCTCGACACCCTCACACCGCATACGGGCGTACCCGACCCGATGTGGAAACACACCCTAGGCACGTGGCTGGTCGACATGGGAGTCGTCGCCGGCTTAGGGGCCGTCTTCCTCGCGCTGGCCTGGTACCGCCTGTACCAGCTGCGTCCACGCCGCCGTGGTGCCCGTCGCGCGGGGCTTTGA
- a CDS encoding helix-turn-helix domain-containing protein translates to MEVRAMRTAVLRITQKEFAEILGYTEAVVRKWEKRGATITLVRQFAAAMDTVYERLDARQLARFEVALAEVGGSADRQFASVLTESFESPTTIANRMQRLSELDAEDGVLDVLSLAIDDIVDRYEVEGPLRLAPEAIAVRDRAEALLRELRHPAQSHRLYLIAGRLSGVLAYMAVNRGKFAHAKMYCREAFAIASLLNDRELQAWVRGTESFCAYYQGDFQDSVRLAREGIDLSSAGPQSIRLYSNGLARALGKLGDTHGVSEAIESAMAIASTHKTGPWLTPALTFAPYGEARLMANAATAYLSAGGYRRTLDYGHQVDQLVNESDSVWSRSLVKLDVAAALLHQRRPDVEQSVQLGVEALAASRDRPIRSVWQRAHELGAIMGPVPGKAPNDYLDSLREWAITARDFAAADDH, encoded by the coding sequence GTGGAAGTCCGCGCGATGCGCACCGCGGTCTTGCGGATCACGCAGAAAGAGTTCGCTGAAATCCTTGGCTACACGGAAGCCGTCGTGCGGAAGTGGGAGAAGCGTGGCGCGACGATCACGTTAGTTCGGCAGTTTGCTGCGGCTATGGACACCGTGTACGAGCGCCTCGACGCCAGGCAGCTAGCGCGGTTCGAAGTTGCGCTCGCAGAAGTTGGCGGCAGCGCGGATCGCCAGTTTGCATCGGTGCTGACTGAGAGTTTCGAAAGTCCTACGACAATCGCGAATCGCATGCAACGTCTGAGCGAACTCGATGCCGAGGACGGTGTCCTCGATGTGTTGTCGCTCGCGATCGATGACATTGTCGACCGCTACGAAGTGGAAGGGCCGCTGCGGCTCGCTCCGGAGGCTATTGCTGTGCGCGATCGGGCGGAGGCGCTGCTGCGCGAGCTGCGGCATCCCGCCCAGTCGCATCGTCTATATCTGATCGCCGGGCGGTTGTCGGGCGTGCTCGCGTACATGGCTGTCAACCGTGGCAAATTCGCGCACGCAAAGATGTACTGCCGCGAGGCATTCGCAATCGCGTCATTGTTGAATGACCGGGAACTCCAGGCTTGGGTACGTGGAACGGAGAGTTTCTGTGCGTACTACCAGGGTGACTTTCAGGATTCCGTCCGGCTGGCGCGCGAAGGCATCGACCTGTCGAGTGCTGGGCCACAATCGATTCGGCTGTACTCGAATGGGCTCGCTCGCGCGTTAGGGAAACTCGGAGACACGCACGGAGTTTCCGAAGCAATCGAATCCGCGATGGCAATAGCGTCTACACACAAGACCGGCCCTTGGCTCACCCCCGCGCTGACCTTCGCGCCGTACGGCGAGGCAAGGCTCATGGCGAACGCGGCGACAGCGTACCTGTCGGCTGGCGGTTATCGGCGGACATTGGACTATGGGCATCAAGTCGATCAGTTGGTCAACGAGTCCGATTCCGTGTGGAGCCGGTCGTTGGTCAAACTGGATGTCGCTGCCGCCTTGCTGCACCAGCGTCGCCCTGACGTCGAGCAGTCCGTGCAGCTCGGGGTCGAGGCGTTGGCCGCGTCGCGTGATCGGCCTATTCGATCGGTGTGGCAGCGCGCGCATGAACTTGGCGCGATCATGGGACCGGTCCCCGGCAAGGCCCCGAACGACTATCTCGACAGCTTGCGTGAATGGGCTATCACCGCACGGGATTTCGCTGCTGCGGACGACCACTAG
- a CDS encoding FAD-dependent monooxygenase: MTKTVLISGAGIGGSTLAYWLADRGFHVTVVERATGQRSSGNPVDVKGPAIDVVEQMGTMPRLRAASSDVSQMNFVNNTGRRVARVDLKAFQGSAGDREVEVPRADLAAILLDASRDHAEFLWGDTITGLTQQADGVDVTFEKAQTRRFDFVIGADGLHSTVRRLVFGAESEFIRHMGIYIATVRIDEPFGSDQEVLIYNTPGRAVSVHPSNGHALAAFMFRHQGVPGFDHRDTELHKRLVIEAFTDQGWRVPELLDRVRDTDDLFFDSVSKGELPHWADGRIALLGDAASCVSLFGDGSTLAIAGAYTLAEELASTPDAHEAAFRRYETRHRVLVDPKLNGISTAAAMLIPATKAGIALRNTATRVIPAVTAIRSRVRHAA, translated from the coding sequence ATGACCAAGACGGTTCTGATCTCCGGAGCGGGCATCGGCGGATCGACGCTGGCGTACTGGCTGGCCGACCGCGGCTTCCACGTCACGGTGGTCGAGCGCGCCACCGGCCAGCGCTCGAGCGGAAACCCGGTCGATGTGAAGGGTCCCGCCATCGATGTGGTCGAGCAGATGGGAACAATGCCGCGACTGCGCGCCGCGAGTTCCGATGTGTCCCAGATGAATTTCGTCAACAACACCGGCCGCCGAGTCGCCCGAGTCGACCTGAAGGCATTCCAGGGATCGGCAGGCGACCGCGAAGTCGAGGTCCCCCGAGCCGATCTCGCCGCGATCCTGCTGGACGCCAGCCGCGACCATGCCGAATTCCTGTGGGGCGACACGATTACCGGCCTGACGCAGCAGGCCGACGGCGTCGACGTCACCTTCGAAAAGGCACAAACCCGCCGATTCGACTTCGTCATCGGTGCGGACGGCCTGCATTCGACGGTACGGCGCTTGGTCTTCGGTGCCGAGTCCGAGTTCATCCGGCACATGGGCATCTACATCGCGACCGTGCGGATCGACGAGCCGTTCGGCAGCGACCAGGAAGTCCTCATCTACAACACACCCGGACGGGCGGTATCGGTCCACCCGTCGAACGGCCACGCACTCGCCGCATTCATGTTCCGGCACCAGGGCGTACCCGGTTTCGACCACCGCGACACCGAACTGCACAAGCGCCTCGTCATCGAGGCCTTCACCGATCAGGGCTGGCGCGTCCCCGAACTCCTCGATCGCGTGCGCGACACCGATGACCTGTTCTTCGACTCCGTCAGCAAGGGCGAGTTGCCGCACTGGGCGGACGGACGTATCGCACTACTCGGGGACGCCGCCTCCTGCGTATCGCTGTTCGGCGACGGCTCCACCCTGGCCATCGCTGGTGCGTACACCTTGGCCGAGGAATTGGCGTCCACGCCCGACGCTCACGAGGCGGCATTTCGGCGCTACGAGACCCGGCATCGGGTGCTGGTCGACCCCAAGCTCAACGGCATCAGCACCGCGGCGGCGATGCTCATCCCGGCCACGAAAGCCGGTATCGCACTGCGCAATACGGCCACCCGCGTGATCCCCGCCGTCACCGCCATCCGCAGCCGGGTCCGGCATGCCGCTTGA
- a CDS encoding 2'-5' RNA ligase family protein encodes MSATSKRPFPPLPPASTSEAASIRSNDWSAFKELTSLEDHWTLKAWAPGRSGYYWYLTFDNPDLAALAGQCQKALADDDLDLMPTDGLHVTMMGVGNAQDVPDIELSRIVDATRERLSGFTPFDMSVGPLAGSRSAIRFSVAPWDPLLALHRALRAAASAFRPASRLPETSEFRPHLGIAYINRKQSPNELVSDVSALRHIPPVTVRVDKVDLVELRREGRRYRWHDRAVISLNR; translated from the coding sequence ATGAGCGCCACGTCGAAACGTCCGTTCCCCCCGCTCCCGCCTGCGTCAACGTCGGAAGCCGCCAGCATCCGCAGCAACGACTGGTCCGCATTCAAGGAACTGACCTCACTCGAAGATCACTGGACCCTGAAAGCATGGGCACCGGGGCGGTCTGGCTACTACTGGTATCTCACGTTCGATAATCCCGACCTGGCGGCGCTGGCGGGACAGTGCCAAAAGGCGTTGGCCGATGACGATCTCGACTTGATGCCCACCGACGGACTGCACGTAACCATGATGGGCGTCGGCAACGCCCAGGATGTACCCGACATCGAGCTATCCAGGATCGTTGATGCGACGCGTGAACGGCTTTCGGGATTCACCCCATTCGATATGAGTGTTGGCCCACTCGCAGGATCACGCAGCGCGATCCGGTTTTCCGTCGCACCGTGGGATCCGCTACTTGCCCTGCATCGGGCGCTCAGAGCAGCCGCATCAGCATTTCGCCCGGCCAGCCGATTGCCCGAAACATCAGAATTCCGGCCACATCTCGGAATCGCCTACATCAACAGGAAGCAGAGCCCCAACGAACTCGTCTCCGACGTCTCGGCACTCCGCCACATTCCGCCGGTAACCGTCCGAGTCGACAAGGTCGACCTTGTCGAGCTGCGGCGAGAAGGTCGCCGATATCGCTGGCATGATCGAGCGGTGATTTCACTCAACCGCTAG